A window of Streptomyces sp. SAI-127 contains these coding sequences:
- a CDS encoding DUF4232 domain-containing protein translates to MKSPINHVLITATNTGSKPCHIYRYPALRLSENSQSETARLGPSQPQAVVTLDRGATAYAGLITASVDRNSQTKVTTSSIGLSLHGPDAGDSSTENGVDVPVPGGSLYVEDDNAQVTFWQDNVSDALAW, encoded by the coding sequence GTGAAGAGCCCCATCAACCATGTCCTCATCACGGCTACGAACACCGGCTCGAAGCCCTGCCACATCTACCGCTACCCCGCCCTGCGGTTGAGTGAGAACTCGCAATCCGAAACAGCCAGGTTGGGGCCGAGCCAGCCACAAGCCGTCGTCACCCTCGACCGCGGCGCCACCGCGTACGCGGGCCTGATCACCGCGTCCGTCGACCGCAACAGTCAGACCAAGGTCACGACCTCCTCGATCGGTTTGTCCCTGCACGGCCCCGACGCGGGAGACTCGTCCACCGAGAACGGGGTGGATGTACCCGTTCCCGGCGGTTCCCTGTACGTCGAGGACGACAACGCCCAGGTCACCTTCTGGCAGGACAACGTGAGCGACGCGCTCGCCTGGTGA